Proteins encoded within one genomic window of Dyadobacter chenhuakuii:
- a CDS encoding leucine-rich repeat domain-containing protein produces MKAIFSALICLWVQCACAQMKVVSSKNLEKEGIDPIKIANEYGSEEQSMMTEVMKKTSLIIASAFPENPNPGITVFTQIYVNESGSLDYLIFDLRTGDGYDKDSLDKHAKYAFLTGFDGWKVSKTGKKFSVVSVRTVGKQPVVREVRRGDSSVVDLKTALVFQDTLKTKRLYLNQLELKTLPDVIYRFPNLEELYLGNNKLQAVHIDMARLPKLAQLHLQQNKLTEKSFQITGNNTLYLLNLKENKFTNIPIAIRKCKKLRTLWLGGNHMSALSNGSFRKLKTVQDLNFYKSDIAVLPKGIKKMKNLEVLDLYYNQLEMLPKSITKLKNLTHLAVSYNQIKALPERIDKLSRIHTLYAHHNRLSKLPASITKMQNLKILDLGFNWFTNFPPELTAFVKLQELDLSSNNFPDFPEQLLEIKKLEKLYLRGNPFVKDDAETKYSRQLGQLKSKNIEVFY; encoded by the coding sequence ATGAAAGCTATATTCTCTGCATTAATCTGCTTGTGGGTGCAATGTGCGTGCGCACAAATGAAGGTGGTCTCTTCGAAAAATCTCGAAAAAGAGGGCATCGACCCTATTAAAATCGCTAATGAGTACGGAAGTGAAGAGCAGTCAATGATGACTGAGGTGATGAAGAAAACAAGTCTGATCATCGCGTCCGCATTTCCTGAGAATCCCAATCCGGGTATCACCGTATTCACGCAGATTTATGTCAATGAATCCGGAAGCCTGGACTATTTGATCTTCGACCTGCGGACCGGTGATGGATATGACAAAGACTCCCTCGATAAACACGCGAAATATGCTTTTCTGACTGGTTTTGATGGATGGAAAGTTTCGAAAACAGGGAAAAAGTTTTCGGTCGTATCGGTCCGAACGGTAGGGAAGCAGCCCGTAGTGCGCGAGGTTAGGCGTGGCGACAGCTCGGTCGTTGACCTGAAAACGGCGCTCGTTTTTCAGGATACATTAAAAACCAAGCGGCTTTATCTGAACCAGCTGGAATTGAAGACATTACCAGATGTCATTTACCGGTTTCCGAACCTCGAAGAGTTATATCTGGGCAACAACAAGTTGCAGGCGGTTCATATAGATATGGCGCGCCTGCCTAAGCTGGCTCAACTTCATTTACAGCAAAATAAGCTCACCGAAAAAAGCTTTCAGATCACTGGTAACAACACATTATATCTGCTGAATTTAAAAGAAAATAAATTTACCAACATTCCTATCGCCATTCGTAAATGCAAGAAATTAAGGACGCTATGGCTTGGTGGTAACCACATGTCGGCATTGTCCAACGGCAGTTTTCGAAAATTGAAAACGGTGCAAGACCTGAATTTTTACAAATCCGACATCGCCGTTTTACCCAAGGGGATTAAGAAAATGAAGAATCTGGAAGTCTTGGATCTGTATTATAACCAGCTGGAAATGCTGCCGAAAAGCATTACTAAGCTTAAAAACCTGACACATCTGGCCGTTTCCTATAACCAGATAAAAGCATTGCCCGAACGGATCGACAAACTGAGCCGCATTCATACATTATATGCGCACCATAATCGGCTTAGCAAACTCCCGGCAAGCATTACCAAAATGCAAAATCTGAAAATTCTGGATCTGGGTTTTAACTGGTTTACCAATTTTCCCCCGGAACTGACCGCTTTTGTAAAATTGCAGGAGCTGGATCTTTCTTCCAACAACTTCCCCGATTTCCCGGAGCAGCTGTTGGAAATAAAAAAACTTGAAAAACTTTACCTGCGCGGCAACCCATTTGTAAAAGACGATGCGGAGACCAAATACAGCAGGCAGCTCGGCCAGCTGAAAAGCAAGAACATTGAAGTATTTTATTGA
- a CDS encoding patatin-like phospholipase family protein, with the protein MKALVLGGGSMKGAFQVGVIQAVLENGFEPEMVYGISVGALNATFLANEAGKQMHEKNAVQWPVVSRKLLEFWIKNITQPQDISMLRSRVMLGMATLMSRFDGIVDPMPLHSMIRKHVNDQYLHNSPVKLKVGAVNIGSGEIKYASPDNPQFMSYVYASSSIPMLMPAVEIEQQLYLDGGLREVAPIRQAIEDGATEIVLIACHSPLLYQPEDMNSRNLITLIERVRDITVNQIVNSNIVWAESFVDRSNLRGKPMKLTVIRPAAPLFLDLQHFTSEDISRLIVEGYRAGIEAVIAATEKVQK; encoded by the coding sequence ATGAAAGCATTAGTGCTGGGAGGAGGATCAATGAAAGGCGCCTTTCAGGTTGGCGTTATACAAGCTGTGCTGGAAAATGGGTTTGAGCCCGAAATGGTTTACGGCATTTCCGTCGGCGCGCTGAATGCAACATTTCTTGCCAATGAAGCGGGAAAGCAAATGCACGAAAAGAATGCAGTGCAATGGCCGGTCGTCAGCAGGAAACTGCTTGAATTCTGGATCAAAAACATTACGCAGCCACAGGACATTTCAATGCTCCGCTCGCGGGTAATGCTTGGTATGGCAACGCTTATGAGCCGTTTCGACGGGATCGTGGATCCTATGCCCCTGCATTCCATGATCCGGAAGCATGTGAACGATCAATATCTTCATAACAGCCCTGTTAAGCTGAAAGTAGGCGCCGTGAACATCGGCAGCGGAGAAATAAAGTATGCTTCGCCCGATAACCCGCAATTTATGAGCTATGTATATGCAAGCTCATCCATTCCTATGCTGATGCCCGCAGTCGAGATCGAGCAGCAGCTTTACCTGGATGGCGGTTTGCGGGAAGTGGCCCCTATCCGGCAAGCGATTGAAGATGGTGCTACGGAAATAGTGCTTATTGCCTGCCATTCGCCGCTTTTGTACCAGCCGGAAGACATGAACTCACGCAACCTGATCACATTGATTGAGCGCGTCAGGGACATTACCGTCAATCAGATCGTCAACAGCAACATTGTCTGGGCCGAGTCATTTGTCGACCGCTCCAATCTGCGCGGAAAGCCGATGAAACTAACGGTGATCCGTCCGGCCGCACCGCTTTTTCTTGATTTACAACATTTCACTTCCGAAGACATTTCCCGACTAATTGTTGAAGGTTACCGGGCTGGGATTGAAGCCGTTATTGCAGCAACCGAAAAAGTACAGAAATAA
- a CDS encoding DUF5916 domain-containing protein translates to MQKISILNLIFFCLIISKSIAQKPNEKYQYNIHSATSSLNIDGVADDPAWESAEVANNFFMITPMDTSFSRALTDVKMCYDKDNLYILVVNYKPVKGSIIVESLKRDFSFGKNDNFLLFMDTFDDKTNGFSFGANAAGAPWDGQQGDGGTVDLSWDNKWVSAVKNDDDKWVWEAAIPFKSIRYKPGITRWGINFSRQDLTISEKSAWAPVPRQFPSASLAYTGVLAWDVPPPNPGPNISIIPYAATRLTKDYQKDTPNKYKPAIGGDVKIGLTPSLNLDLTVNPDFSQVDVDVQQTNLDRFELFFPERRQFFLENADLFANFGYATIRPFFSRRIGLGVPIQFGARMSGKINKNWRIGVLDVQTGSSDSQTPRNNYAVFALQRQLLARSNVRFIFVNKDATNYSPEQHQATNRYNRNIGAEFNLASAKNLWTGKVMMLKSFTPGKSTDDFTHAADLKFNKANFFWQWQHEYVGKNFNAEVGYVPNAVRMGYYKISPNIGYLFFVKNPKIISHGPKLISNVFWDKKFDLSDREFILSYNLNFINRATVAVWGSSNYVRLLRPFDPTNLGVGTLATGSEHNWKAVGFDIVSGPQNRLTYTASGIFGGYYQNGHRNNLRAELGYRVQPYVAITMAGNYNDIRLPEPWKRTQLWLVGPRVDFTFTNNLFFTTFMQYNNQADNINLNARLQWRYKPASDLFIVYTDNYLPENFRVKNRAVVLKFTYWWNL, encoded by the coding sequence GTGCAAAAAATTTCTATCCTAAACCTTATTTTTTTCTGTTTAATCATTTCAAAAAGCATTGCACAGAAACCCAATGAAAAATATCAATACAATATTCATTCCGCGACATCCTCGCTGAACATTGATGGTGTCGCAGATGACCCGGCATGGGAATCCGCTGAGGTTGCCAACAACTTTTTCATGATCACGCCTATGGATACCAGTTTTTCCAGGGCGCTTACGGATGTGAAAATGTGCTATGATAAGGACAACCTCTACATTCTGGTGGTTAATTATAAGCCCGTAAAAGGCTCTATTATTGTCGAATCATTGAAAAGGGATTTTTCTTTCGGGAAAAATGACAACTTTCTCCTTTTCATGGACACATTTGATGATAAGACCAATGGTTTTTCTTTCGGTGCCAATGCGGCCGGCGCGCCGTGGGATGGCCAGCAGGGAGACGGTGGAACGGTCGATCTGAGCTGGGACAATAAATGGGTGAGCGCGGTAAAGAATGATGATGACAAATGGGTCTGGGAAGCCGCAATTCCTTTCAAAAGCATTCGGTATAAGCCGGGAATAACGAGATGGGGCATTAATTTCAGCCGTCAGGATCTCACTATTTCTGAAAAATCGGCCTGGGCGCCCGTTCCGCGGCAGTTTCCTTCGGCCTCACTGGCTTATACGGGCGTGCTGGCATGGGACGTTCCCCCGCCCAATCCGGGCCCGAACATTTCCATCATACCCTACGCAGCCACGCGTTTGACAAAAGATTATCAAAAAGACACGCCCAATAAATATAAGCCGGCCATCGGAGGCGATGTAAAAATCGGCCTTACCCCATCTCTGAACCTCGACTTAACCGTCAATCCGGACTTCTCTCAGGTGGACGTGGACGTGCAGCAGACCAATCTGGACCGCTTTGAATTGTTTTTTCCGGAGCGCCGTCAGTTCTTTCTTGAAAATGCTGACCTTTTCGCCAATTTCGGGTACGCTACCATTCGGCCTTTTTTCTCCCGCCGCATCGGATTAGGCGTTCCGATTCAGTTTGGTGCGCGTATGAGCGGGAAGATTAACAAGAACTGGCGCATCGGTGTGCTGGACGTGCAGACGGGTTCTTCCGATAGCCAGACGCCCAGAAATAATTACGCGGTTTTTGCATTGCAAAGGCAATTATTAGCCCGGTCCAATGTCCGTTTTATATTTGTAAATAAAGATGCGACGAATTACTCGCCGGAGCAGCATCAGGCCACAAACCGCTATAACCGCAATATAGGAGCAGAATTTAACCTCGCAAGCGCTAAAAATCTCTGGACAGGAAAAGTTATGATGCTCAAATCATTCACACCTGGCAAGTCCACAGACGATTTCACGCACGCTGCTGATTTGAAATTTAACAAAGCCAATTTTTTCTGGCAGTGGCAGCACGAATATGTGGGTAAAAATTTCAATGCAGAAGTAGGTTATGTGCCGAATGCCGTCAGGATGGGTTATTACAAGATCAGTCCGAACATTGGTTATCTGTTTTTTGTCAAAAATCCAAAGATCATCAGCCACGGCCCCAAGCTGATCAGCAATGTATTTTGGGACAAAAAATTTGACCTCAGCGATCGTGAATTTATCCTTTCCTATAACCTGAATTTCATCAACCGCGCCACAGTTGCCGTTTGGGGATCGAGTAATTATGTCAGGTTGTTAAGGCCATTTGACCCTACCAACCTCGGTGTGGGAACATTGGCAACCGGCAGCGAGCACAATTGGAAAGCCGTCGGTTTTGACATTGTTTCAGGCCCGCAGAATCGCCTTACTTACACTGCTTCGGGGATTTTCGGCGGTTATTATCAGAATGGTCATCGTAACAATTTACGGGCGGAGCTGGGCTATCGTGTGCAGCCTTACGTAGCGATCACCATGGCTGGAAACTATAACGATATCCGCCTTCCTGAGCCTTGGAAAAGAACGCAATTATGGCTCGTAGGCCCGCGGGTAGACTTTACATTTACCAATAACCTGTTCTTCACCACATTCATGCAGTACAACAATCAGGCAGATAACATCAACCTGAATGCGCGTCTGCAATGGCGCTATAAGCCTGCGTCCGATTTATTTATCGTGTATACGGATAACTATCTGCCCGAAAACTTCCGGGTCAAGAACCGGGCAGTCGTGTTGAAATTTACCTATTGGTGGAATTTGTAA
- a CDS encoding TonB-dependent receptor → MRKSIFTCLLALAGFYATAQSLKVSGNVRDERGEPLVGASVLEKGTNNGTITDGSGAYMLSVGKSNAVLVATFVGYNVVERAVSANANLDFTMTDASILNQVTIVGSRNGNRSSTDTPSPVDVIDIREITTKQGQLDVNQLLQFAAPSFNSNRQTGSDGADHVDPASLRGLGPDQTLVLINGKRRHQSALVNLFGTRGRGNTGTDLNAIPAAAIERIEILRDGAAAQYGSDAIAGVINIVLKETVNQLSANVNAGIYKAKYRFDNKDFDGLNYNVNLNYGVKIAQKGFVNVTADYNFRDHTNRANTVSDPDELQRRQYGDPRINNAALYYNAKVPVGENIQFYSFGGINKRRGDAYAWTRFADDDRNVPSIYPNGFDPIIASTIDDRAVTAGVRGVWKSWNIDLSNTYGFNKFQFDVKNTINTSLGEGSRTEFDAGGFQLAQNVANLNITRHYKTILQGLNVAFGGEFRNERYKIFAGERGSYYNYDPSLAGGSQGFPGYSPSDVTDKTRSNAGAYLDVEADLTKKLLIDAAARFESYSDFGTTLNGKVGLRYKITNAIALRGSVSTGFRAPSLAQKYFNSTFTNFVNGEAVDVLLANNNSEVTRALGIPKLKQETSQNASIGLTMNPAPGLSVTIDGYYVKVKDRVVLTGQFSDEDEDIGELLKDLRVGQAQFFTNALSYTTTKGIDLIIAHSTPLGIGRLSTTLAANFNDMDLGPVNTVPRLRGKEDTYFDERERRFVLASAPPSKINLTFDYGVDKFSLMLRFIRFGEVKLANWDYELDIYKAKVQTDLTANYKFSKNISLSIGGSNILNVYPDKSLPSLTESGGGWDPVQMGTNGAFFFTRLGFRF, encoded by the coding sequence GTGAGAAAATCAATTTTTACATGTCTGCTTGCGCTTGCAGGATTTTATGCAACGGCGCAAAGCCTTAAAGTTTCGGGAAATGTACGCGATGAACGCGGAGAGCCGCTCGTTGGCGCTTCGGTGCTGGAAAAAGGAACCAATAATGGCACCATTACCGACGGGAGCGGCGCCTATATGCTGTCGGTAGGGAAGTCCAATGCTGTTCTCGTTGCGACATTTGTCGGTTACAATGTTGTTGAGCGCGCGGTTTCGGCCAATGCTAATCTGGACTTTACAATGACCGACGCGTCCATTCTTAATCAGGTAACCATTGTAGGTTCGAGAAATGGAAACCGGTCGTCCACCGACACGCCTTCGCCCGTGGATGTGATTGACATTCGTGAGATCACCACCAAACAAGGCCAGCTGGATGTAAACCAGCTTTTGCAATTCGCTGCGCCTTCTTTCAATTCCAACAGGCAAACGGGATCTGATGGCGCGGATCATGTGGATCCTGCATCCTTGCGGGGCCTTGGACCTGACCAGACATTGGTTTTGATCAATGGGAAACGGCGCCATCAGTCTGCATTGGTCAATCTTTTCGGAACAAGAGGCCGCGGGAATACGGGGACCGATTTAAATGCCATTCCGGCTGCGGCCATTGAGCGTATCGAGATTTTGAGGGACGGCGCAGCAGCGCAATATGGCTCTGATGCCATTGCGGGCGTGATCAACATTGTTTTAAAAGAGACAGTCAATCAGCTTTCCGCCAATGTGAACGCAGGAATTTATAAGGCAAAATATCGATTTGATAACAAGGATTTCGATGGGCTGAATTATAATGTTAACCTCAATTACGGCGTAAAAATTGCGCAAAAAGGTTTTGTGAATGTGACGGCCGACTATAATTTCCGGGACCATACCAACCGCGCAAACACAGTTTCCGATCCGGACGAACTTCAAAGGCGGCAGTATGGCGATCCCAGGATCAATAATGCTGCGCTTTATTACAACGCAAAAGTCCCGGTCGGTGAGAATATCCAGTTTTATAGTTTCGGGGGAATCAACAAGCGCAGAGGCGACGCTTATGCGTGGACACGTTTCGCCGATGATGACCGCAATGTGCCATCCATTTACCCTAACGGATTTGACCCCATCATTGCAAGCACGATCGATGACAGAGCTGTAACAGCGGGAGTTCGGGGCGTTTGGAAGTCATGGAACATTGATCTCAGCAATACTTACGGGTTTAATAAATTTCAGTTTGATGTGAAAAACACCATTAACACGTCATTAGGCGAGGGGTCACGGACGGAGTTTGATGCAGGCGGATTTCAGTTGGCACAAAACGTTGCAAACCTTAACATTACACGTCATTACAAAACCATTTTGCAAGGACTCAACGTTGCTTTTGGTGGTGAATTTCGGAATGAGCGCTATAAGATTTTCGCGGGCGAGCGCGGTTCGTACTACAATTACGATCCTTCCCTGGCAGGCGGATCGCAGGGCTTTCCGGGTTACAGTCCCTCGGATGTCACGGACAAAACCCGCTCCAATGCAGGTGCTTACCTGGACGTAGAAGCAGATCTGACTAAAAAATTGTTGATCGATGCAGCCGCCCGGTTTGAAAGTTACAGCGATTTTGGGACTACGTTGAATGGGAAAGTCGGATTGCGTTACAAGATCACCAACGCCATTGCGTTACGCGGATCGGTCAGCACAGGTTTCAGGGCGCCTTCACTGGCTCAGAAATATTTCAACTCGACATTCACCAATTTCGTCAATGGTGAAGCGGTGGATGTGCTGCTGGCGAATAATAACAGCGAGGTGACCAGGGCGCTGGGCATCCCAAAGTTAAAGCAGGAAACTTCCCAGAACGCCAGCATCGGACTTACGATGAACCCGGCTCCGGGGCTTTCCGTGACGATTGACGGTTACTATGTAAAAGTGAAGGATCGCGTGGTGCTTACCGGGCAGTTTAGCGATGAGGATGAGGATATCGGCGAGCTGCTGAAAGATCTGCGGGTTGGACAAGCCCAGTTTTTCACAAACGCGCTTTCTTACACCACCACAAAAGGCATTGACCTGATCATTGCGCATTCCACCCCGCTGGGCATCGGGCGGCTGAGCACAACTTTGGCGGCTAACTTTAACGATATGGATTTGGGGCCGGTTAATACAGTGCCAAGATTGCGAGGAAAAGAAGACACTTATTTTGATGAAAGGGAGCGACGTTTCGTGCTGGCTTCGGCGCCGCCGTCGAAAATCAACCTGACATTTGATTATGGCGTTGATAAATTCAGCCTTATGCTCCGTTTTATACGCTTTGGCGAGGTGAAGCTGGCCAATTGGGACTATGAATTGGATATCTACAAGGCGAAAGTCCAGACTGATCTAACTGCGAATTACAAGTTCAGCAAAAACATTTCGCTTTCGATCGGTGGCAGCAACATTCTGAATGTTTATCCAGATAAGTCCCTGCCAAGTCTGACAGAATCTGGTGGCGGCTGGGATCCCGTGCAAATGGGCACCAACGGAGCTTTCTTCTTTACCAGATTGGGTTTCAGGTTTTAA
- a CDS encoding polyprenyl synthetase family protein: MTLSIKEIQVPVADEMKAFEHKFRQFMKSDVMLLDQIMNYIVRRKGKQLRPMFVFLSAGVCGQIAESTYRGAALIELLHTATLVHDDVVDDSNYRRGFFSVNALWKNKIAVLVGDYLLSRGLLLSVDHGEFDILKIVSTAVRELSEGELLQIEKARRLDINEEVYYQIIKQKTASLIASCCAVGASSVGATADIVKRMHAFGEKVGMAFQIKDDLFDYGEDEIGKPLGIDIKEKKMTLPLIYALNKASWLEKRRIINIIRNESHKPKKVSEVIAFVKDSGGLGYAQQVMQRYVEEARALLYEFAESPHRHSLEQLVQYTIERSK, from the coding sequence ATGACCCTTTCAATAAAGGAAATCCAGGTCCCGGTTGCAGATGAAATGAAGGCTTTTGAGCACAAGTTTCGTCAGTTTATGAAAAGTGACGTAATGCTGCTGGACCAGATTATGAATTACATTGTCCGCCGCAAAGGCAAGCAGCTCCGGCCGATGTTTGTGTTTCTTTCTGCTGGTGTTTGCGGCCAGATAGCCGAGTCCACTTATCGGGGCGCCGCATTGATCGAATTGCTCCATACGGCTACGCTCGTGCACGACGATGTGGTGGATGACTCCAATTACCGTCGCGGTTTTTTCTCTGTTAATGCATTGTGGAAGAATAAGATAGCTGTCCTTGTGGGCGATTATTTGCTTTCACGCGGGCTGCTATTGTCCGTGGATCATGGGGAATTTGATATACTAAAAATCGTTTCTACTGCCGTTCGTGAGTTGAGTGAAGGGGAGTTGCTTCAAATTGAAAAAGCACGCAGGCTTGACATTAACGAAGAAGTTTATTATCAGATCATTAAGCAAAAAACAGCCTCTCTTATCGCGTCCTGCTGCGCAGTAGGAGCCAGCTCTGTGGGCGCTACGGCCGACATTGTGAAGCGTATGCATGCGTTCGGTGAGAAAGTAGGCATGGCATTCCAGATCAAAGACGATCTTTTCGATTACGGCGAAGATGAGATCGGCAAACCGCTTGGCATTGACATTAAGGAGAAAAAAATGACGCTGCCGCTCATTTACGCGCTCAATAAGGCTAGCTGGCTTGAAAAACGGAGGATCATCAATATCATCCGGAACGAAAGTCACAAACCTAAAAAAGTGAGCGAGGTGATTGCGTTCGTAAAAGACTCCGGTGGCCTGGGTTACGCACAGCAGGTCATGCAGCGTTACGTCGAGGAAGCAAGGGCACTTCTATACGAATTCGCTGAGTCACCACACCGGCATTCCCTCGAACAACTCGTTCAATACACCATAGAAAGAAGTAAGTAA
- the ccsA gene encoding cytochrome c biogenesis protein CcsA produces the protein MIHSTIGSAGHLLVIIAFVTALVATFAYFKASTAGITIDDAKTWKKFGRAVFYAHVAAVIGVVFSLYWIIGNHYFEYHYAWKNSSLSLPTGYTISSFWQDQEGSFLLWIFWNVVLGCVLIFTNRSWEAPVMTVFALVQAFLASMILGVVIPGLDLKIGSTPFLLLKEVMPDLPVYQMDANFIPKDGNGLNPLLQNYWMVIHPPTLFLGFATTLIPFSFAIAGLWTKKIQEWIRPALPWALFSAMILCIGILMGAYWAYETLNFGGYWNWDPVENSSIVPWLILVAAVHTMIIGRKNATALKTSFILTIATFILILYSTFMTRSGVLGNASVHSFTDLGLSGQLLIYLLTFTIVAIGLLIYRWKDLPSDEEEVSTYSQEFWIFIGATLLCLSGFQILATTSIPVYNKIAEAFGTVLNMALPADQIGHYNKFQLWFFSLIVILTGVGQFFWWKRTGKDKLQALYNPLLISLIISAAIITIQGVKEIQYIVLLTSAVFAIVANGTILINIIRGNYNLSGGAITHIGVALMLIGILFSSAYTKVVSINNSGLMISRSEEFTNNDNKENKENITLWLNKPEKMGDYMLTWRDVRVEPRKIPGYIPKSWVDIIEGDFHAVALRDIVVDGKKYNVKGDTIELFPENFYYEIEYREPSGRIFSLFPRVQINPRMGGIVSSPDIQRKVDKDLYTHVNMVTNPTAEPVWSQTENFTISMRDTFFVNDYVAILDNVVRTEQVEGVKLGDGDAAVKAVIRVLDKDKEYVVTPSFVIRDRMVARKPEVNNDLGMRIQFQEINPQTGQFSFAVNTTQRDFIVMKAIEKPLINILWLGTFVLVIGFIMATIRRFKDFIKMRDKENQSADKKPKIKVQAV, from the coding sequence ATGATTCACAGCACAATCGGAAGTGCAGGTCACCTGCTGGTAATAATTGCATTTGTAACAGCCCTGGTTGCCACATTCGCCTATTTTAAGGCTAGCACGGCTGGCATCACCATTGACGATGCCAAAACCTGGAAAAAATTCGGACGCGCCGTTTTTTATGCGCACGTTGCTGCCGTTATAGGCGTGGTTTTCTCCCTTTACTGGATCATCGGAAACCATTATTTTGAATATCATTACGCTTGGAAAAACTCCTCGTTGTCCCTGCCAACAGGTTATACGATTTCCAGTTTCTGGCAGGATCAGGAAGGAAGTTTCTTGCTGTGGATCTTCTGGAATGTTGTTTTGGGTTGTGTTTTAATCTTCACAAACCGCTCCTGGGAAGCACCGGTAATGACCGTTTTTGCATTGGTGCAGGCGTTTTTGGCTTCCATGATTTTAGGCGTTGTCATTCCTGGTTTGGATCTCAAAATCGGTTCCACACCATTCCTGTTATTGAAAGAAGTAATGCCAGATCTGCCTGTTTACCAGATGGATGCGAATTTTATTCCAAAAGACGGAAACGGTTTGAATCCGCTTTTGCAAAACTATTGGATGGTAATCCACCCTCCTACCCTGTTCCTGGGTTTTGCTACAACATTGATTCCTTTCTCGTTCGCAATCGCAGGCCTTTGGACCAAAAAGATCCAGGAATGGATCCGTCCGGCTTTGCCCTGGGCATTGTTTTCTGCCATGATCCTTTGCATAGGCATCCTTATGGGCGCTTACTGGGCCTACGAAACGCTTAACTTCGGCGGTTACTGGAACTGGGATCCTGTTGAAAATTCATCTATCGTGCCCTGGTTAATCCTGGTGGCCGCGGTGCATACAATGATCATCGGACGCAAGAATGCGACAGCGCTTAAAACGTCCTTCATTCTTACCATTGCCACATTTATCCTGATCCTTTATTCGACTTTCATGACGAGAAGCGGGGTTTTAGGAAATGCTTCGGTTCACTCATTTACGGATTTGGGTCTTTCCGGACAGCTTCTGATTTACTTGCTGACATTCACAATTGTAGCAATCGGCTTGCTGATTTATCGTTGGAAAGACTTGCCAAGTGACGAAGAAGAAGTTTCCACCTACTCTCAGGAATTCTGGATTTTTATTGGTGCAACATTGCTTTGTTTGTCCGGTTTCCAAATCCTTGCAACGACCTCCATCCCAGTTTATAACAAAATCGCCGAAGCATTCGGAACGGTTTTAAACATGGCGCTTCCTGCCGATCAGATCGGACATTATAACAAATTCCAGCTTTGGTTCTTCTCACTGATCGTCATTCTCACGGGTGTAGGACAGTTTTTCTGGTGGAAAAGAACGGGTAAGGACAAATTGCAAGCGCTTTACAATCCGTTGCTGATCTCACTCATTATCAGTGCTGCGATCATCACGATTCAAGGTGTTAAGGAAATTCAATACATTGTTTTGCTGACATCAGCAGTCTTTGCGATCGTTGCAAACGGGACGATTTTGATTAACATTATCCGTGGCAATTACAATCTGTCAGGCGGAGCGATCACGCATATTGGTGTGGCCTTAATGCTGATCGGGATCCTGTTTTCTTCGGCTTATACCAAAGTCGTTTCGATCAACAACTCTGGTTTGATGATTTCCCGGAGCGAAGAATTTACGAATAACGACAATAAGGAAAATAAGGAGAACATTACCCTGTGGCTTAATAAGCCCGAGAAAATGGGCGACTATATGCTTACCTGGCGCGACGTGCGCGTTGAGCCACGTAAGATTCCTGGTTATATTCCTAAGAGCTGGGTCGATATCATCGAGGGTGATTTCCATGCAGTTGCTTTGAGAGACATTGTTGTGGACGGGAAAAAGTATAATGTCAAAGGCGATACAATCGAGCTTTTTCCTGAAAATTTCTATTACGAAATCGAATACAGGGAGCCATCAGGACGTATTTTCAGCTTGTTCCCAAGGGTGCAGATCAACCCGAGAATGGGTGGAATTGTTTCATCACCCGACATTCAGCGGAAGGTTGACAAAGACCTTTATACCCACGTAAACATGGTGACCAATCCAACTGCAGAGCCGGTTTGGAGCCAGACGGAGAACTTTACGATCAGCATGCGCGACACATTCTTTGTGAACGATTACGTCGCGATCCTGGATAACGTGGTGCGTACGGAGCAGGTTGAGGGCGTTAAGCTCGGAGATGGTGATGCTGCGGTAAAAGCCGTGATCCGCGTGCTCGATAAAGACAAAGAATACGTGGTAACACCTTCCTTCGTGATCCGTGATCGCATGGTGGCACGCAAGCCTGAGGTAAATAACGATTTGGGCATGCGCATTCAGTTCCAGGAGATCAATCCACAAACAGGACAATTCTCCTTCGCTGTTAACACCACTCAGCGCGACTTTATCGTGATGAAAGCCATTGAAAAGCCGTTGATTAACATTCTTTGGCTGGGAACATTTGTGTTGGTGATCGGCTTTATTATGGCGACGATCAGACGTTTCAAAGACTTTATCAAAATGCGGGATAAGGAAAATCAGTCTGCGGATAAGAAGCCTAAAATCAAGGTGCAAGCTGTCTAG
- a CDS encoding DUF3817 domain-containing protein, with amino-acid sequence MISTLVKSALGRLRIIAFLEGISYLVLLGIAMPLKYLAGLPQAVRIVGMAHGVLFVLFVVLLIQVATERSWSFKKSLLAFISSLVPFGTFYADAKWFRS; translated from the coding sequence ATGATCTCCACGCTTGTTAAATCCGCCCTCGGCCGTCTTCGCATCATTGCTTTTCTTGAAGGCATTTCTTACCTCGTTTTGCTCGGCATTGCTATGCCGTTGAAATATCTTGCCGGTCTTCCGCAGGCTGTCCGCATTGTTGGCATGGCGCACGGCGTTTTGTTCGTGCTTTTTGTCGTTTTGCTGATCCAGGTTGCTACGGAAAGAAGCTGGTCTTTTAAGAAATCACTTCTCGCTTTCATTTCTTCGCTCGTTCCTTTTGGGACTTTTTATGCGGATGCAAAGTGGTTCAGAAGCTGA